One part of the Vibrio hyugaensis genome encodes these proteins:
- the cyoA gene encoding ubiquinol oxidase subunit II, whose product MEASRYKRILARISLAGTILMLSGCNSALLDPKGSIGVQEKELIITALLLMLIVVIPVILMTIYFAYRYRESNTGEEYAPEWAHSTKIEVVVWTIPIIIIAILATITWRSTHELEPSKPIASDVKPITIEVVSLDWKWLFIYPEENIATVNYVAFPKDVPVQFKLTSDNIMNAFFIPRLGTQIYAMPGMVTKLNLIANHTGDYKGFASNYSGKGFSQMKFTAAAMEDRTAFLNWVQQVKASPDRIEDWEQFRALASPTVAEPVKMFSSIPPFLFTDVVTQHPGSMNCLPENLG is encoded by the coding sequence ATGGAAGCTTCAAGATACAAACGCATCTTAGCGAGGATAAGTTTGGCAGGAACCATTCTTATGCTTTCAGGGTGTAACTCTGCTCTACTTGACCCGAAAGGTAGTATTGGCGTTCAGGAAAAAGAACTGATCATTACAGCGCTTTTACTGATGCTGATTGTCGTGATCCCCGTGATTTTAATGACAATCTATTTTGCTTACCGCTACCGAGAGTCGAACACTGGCGAGGAATACGCTCCAGAGTGGGCGCACTCGACCAAGATCGAAGTGGTGGTGTGGACGATTCCAATCATCATCATCGCGATTCTGGCAACCATCACTTGGCGTTCTACTCACGAGTTAGAACCATCCAAGCCCATCGCAAGTGACGTCAAACCCATCACCATTGAGGTGGTGTCACTCGACTGGAAATGGCTATTCATCTACCCAGAAGAGAACATTGCGACAGTGAACTATGTGGCGTTTCCGAAAGATGTTCCGGTTCAGTTCAAACTGACGTCAGACAACATCATGAACGCGTTCTTTATCCCGCGTCTCGGTACTCAGATTTACGCGATGCCAGGTATGGTGACCAAGTTAAATCTGATTGCGAACCACACTGGGGATTACAAAGGCTTTGCTTCTAACTACAGCGGTAAGGGTTTCTCGCAAATGAAATTTACCGCAGCGGCAATGGAAGATCGCACTGCATTCCTGAATTGGGTACAGCAAGTGAAAGCCAGCCCTGATCGAATCGAAGACTGGGAGCAATTCCGTGCGCTTGCATCACCAACGGTGGCGGAGCCTGTGAAGATGTTCTCTAGTATTCCACCATTTTTGTTCACCGACGTCGTGACCCAGCATCCGGGTTCAATGAACTGTTTGCCGGAAAATCTAGGATAA